CTAAACAAAATCTATTATTCAAATGTTAAAAATCGTGTTCAAAATACCTAATATATGAAAACAAAAATTTACTCGTTAATAAGTCCCCTTATACTGCTTTATTTGTTTTTGGCATCACAAAATGTTTACGGACAAATTCAGTTAATTTCTCCAAATGGTGGTGAAACCTGGGTAAATGGAGCAAATGAATTCGTAACCTATACCTATTCGGGCAATCCTACCTATCTCACGGTTGAGTACTCCTCCGACAATGGAGTCAGTTATGAAATAATTGATTACGTGTATACAATACAGGGAACAACTCAGGTACCAGTGTTTGTAAACTTTAGTATCACAAGTCTGGCAAGAATCAGAGTGGCAGAGTATAACTCAAATCCACTTTTATTCGACGAAAGTGATAACGCCTTTTCAGTTGTAAACCCTGCTTATTTTTTCAATTCTCCTTACTATGGCGATCATTATTATCAGGGGTTTACCATACTTGCAAACTGGTATGCATCGCATAATGAACCGACAGACCTTTCGTTTTCATCAGATAATGGCGAAACCTGGACACTTATTGCATCTGGAATTACTGGCAATTCACATGTTTTTGATGCTCCTGAAGTAGAATCTACCCAATGCAAACTCAGGGCTTCCATTACCGGCAACCCGGATGCTTTTGCCGATAGCTATATTTTTACAATCAGCCCTCCGCCGGTATTTACTCTCGTAAGTCCCAACGGCGGAGAATTCTGGACATATAATGAGCTGGAAACTGTTACCTGGACAGGCGAAAATTTACCCGATTATGTAGCTCTCGATTACTCATTAGATGGAGGTGTTTCCTGGACAACCTTATGGTATAGTTACAGTTCCCCAACCGGAGGAAGCGATCAGATTGTTGTCCCTCAGGCAGCGAGCTCAAACGCCAAGCTTAGAGTCAGAGATCCAAATATTCCATCAGCAGCTGATGAGAGCGACAATGTGTTCACAATTTACACTCCCCCATACATTTTCTACTCACCCCAGGCCGAAGACAGATATTATGCCAATCAACCCATAGAGGTAAGCTGGTATTCCTTTGAAATTGGGAATGTGGATGTTGCAGTGTCAACAGATGGCGGCACTACTTTCGAAACAGTAGCAACTAATGTATATTCACAAAATTACGGCAGTGCTGTTATTAATGCTCCTTCAATTCCATCTGACAACTGTGTTGTTAAACTATCAAACAGTTCAGATCCTTCAATTTTCACTTTAAGCCCTGTTTTTGAAGTAGTAGAAACTCCGGTTCTTACCTTGATTTCACCAAATGGCGGAGAAATTCTTGATCAAAATACTGAATTTGAAATCAAGTTTGAGTATTCAGGAGAAATCCTGTATTTTACCTACCTGCAAATAGATTTTTCTTCAGATAATGGACAAAACTGGCAGGCCCTTGAATATATTTATTTACCGGGGGGAGCTGAAAGTTTTGTTTGGCAAACCCCTGAAATTTCTTCAGGAGAATGTTTAATCCGTCTCACAGACTATTATTATCCGTTTATCACAGCAACCAGCGCGTCCACCTTTACCATAGAAGATTTTCCTGACTTACAAATCTGTATGGTGGGTGTTGATACGACCTCAGGCAAGAACATGATTGCCTGGAACAAGCCCATCAGCAACCTCATCAGCGAATATGTTGTTCTGAAAGAAGGAAATATTTCTAATCAATATACTGAAATTGCTGCTGTTCCGGTTGATGCTCCTGCTGTATTCATTGATGAAACCTCAAATCCCAGGGTAAAAGCAACCCGTTATAAAGTTACCTTCAGGGATTCAGCCGGAAATCTTTACCCATCTGAATCATATCACCAAACCATACATCTTACCATCAGCAAAGGTGTCGGCGATGTCTGGAACCTGATCTGGAGTCCGTATGTTGGATTTGATGTTGAGTCATACAATATTTATCGCGGAAGCACTCCTTCGGATATGCAAATGATTGGCACGGTTTCCGGAAACTTTAATTCTTATTCCGATTTCGATGCTGCTTCGGGGTTTGTTTATTACATGGTTGAAGTGGTTAACCCAAATAACTGTAACCCGGGTGGTGAAAGAAGCCTCAGCCTGAACAGCAGTATGTCAAATATTGCCACTAACTATTCTGTGGGATTCGAAGAAAACAACCTATCTGCTTCACTTTCAGCATACCCGAATCCGGTGAGTGAGAATCTCAGGATTCGTTTACCAGGTCTTAACAGCAGCAGCGTGCAACTTCAGATTTTTGACTCAAAAGGTGCGCTGGTTCTAGAAAAGTCGATCAGTACTTCGGACCTCTCTTCAGGCTACCTGATGGATGTATCTGATCTTCCATCAGGTATTCATGCACTTGTTATTCGTTCATCAGAAGGCAATGCAGCCATGAGGTTCATCAGGAAATAAAAAATTCCCCGGCAATACCAGGCAGCCATTTGCACTGGATAACAGTTGATTATCAATGGCTACCGCAAAACAACAAAGGCCTGCTGATGCAGGCCTTTGTTGTTAAAGCAATTGATTCTAAAAAATGAATCCTGATCTGGAATCAAGGTCTCCGGCCTGTTTCTTTCAAACAGTTAACACCAGGATCAAGCGGAAGCATAGTAAACTTAAGCTTAACCGGGCTAGAATCAAGGCTGTATTGCTTCATGGGGCCGGGTCCGCAACTGCCGCCTCCAAGTCCAAGGTGTTCGGCATCAATGGTCAGGATGGTTTCTTTTCGCTTTTCCAACTCGTAAGGATGATTTGCCATCTCCAGATCAAGCGGCAGGTGATGCAAAGCGCTGAAGTTCAACAATTCTGAAGCAACAAACTGAATTCCGGCACCTTTTCGGTCGGTAACGGCAAACCATCTGACATCGCTCCGGTTTCCCATATCCTGAGGCCGGATGTATTCTTCGGTCATTTCCTGAACCATTTTGCTGTATATGCCAATTTTTGCGGATGTCTTCCTGTCGCGGTAATTTTCGTGAGGGCCGGCTCCCAGCCACGTAACTTTTTCAAATCCTTCAGGCATTTCCATAATCAGTCCGAGTTTAGGAAGCATCCAATCCACATCCTGAGGGGTAACGGTAAGATCAACGCCAATGCTACCCGACTCTGAAACAGTATATACATAGTGCGATTCAACCGTAAAACCGCCGGGTGATACCGATGCGATCTCAGCCGACACCCTGACAATAAAATCACTTTCTTTGTCCACCCGGAAAGATTTAACCCGGTGCGATAAGGTGTGAAGCTGCATTTTTTGCCATACCGGACCCGGGCCTCCCCCGAAAATGTAGTCATTGTCCACCGGTGCCCTGAAAACATTGGTGCGCGGTCCGGCTATTCTTGCCTTGCTTACTGTATCCTGGAAAATCAGTCCGGTTTCGGGTTCAATCCCATGAATGGCACTTAAATCCGTATCGAGTAAAACTGTCCCATTGTGGCTCCAGTGTATAATGGTTCCGGCTTTCCGGCTGAAGACCACATTGAATTCCCTTCCGGAAATGCTGACAATATCCTTATTATCAATTACAACAAGCGGAAACAATTGCTGATTTTCTGACAAAACCGGGCTTCCTGCCTCAAAAGGCAATTTAAACTGACCACTTGCAATGGTGTAGCCACGTTTTGCCCACCATTCGTCGGTTGCCAGCTGCAGATATACATTAAGGAAATACTCCCGGCCGGGTTTAAGCTCAGGTTTTTGGTAATCAATGGTAAGCTTTTTAGTTTCCCCTGCTCCGATATCGGTTGTAAATTCACCTGACTGAATCACTACA
This sequence is a window from Lentimicrobium saccharophilum. Protein-coding genes within it:
- a CDS encoding T9SS type A sorting domain-containing protein, whose amino-acid sequence is MKTKIYSLISPLILLYLFLASQNVYGQIQLISPNGGETWVNGANEFVTYTYSGNPTYLTVEYSSDNGVSYEIIDYVYTIQGTTQVPVFVNFSITSLARIRVAEYNSNPLLFDESDNAFSVVNPAYFFNSPYYGDHYYQGFTILANWYASHNEPTDLSFSSDNGETWTLIASGITGNSHVFDAPEVESTQCKLRASITGNPDAFADSYIFTISPPPVFTLVSPNGGEFWTYNELETVTWTGENLPDYVALDYSLDGGVSWTTLWYSYSSPTGGSDQIVVPQAASSNAKLRVRDPNIPSAADESDNVFTIYTPPYIFYSPQAEDRYYANQPIEVSWYSFEIGNVDVAVSTDGGTTFETVATNVYSQNYGSAVINAPSIPSDNCVVKLSNSSDPSIFTLSPVFEVVETPVLTLISPNGGEILDQNTEFEIKFEYSGEILYFTYLQIDFSSDNGQNWQALEYIYLPGGAESFVWQTPEISSGECLIRLTDYYYPFITATSASTFTIEDFPDLQICMVGVDTTSGKNMIAWNKPISNLISEYVVLKEGNISNQYTEIAAVPVDAPAVFIDETSNPRVKATRYKVTFRDSAGNLYPSESYHQTIHLTISKGVGDVWNLIWSPYVGFDVESYNIYRGSTPSDMQMIGTVSGNFNSYSDFDAASGFVYYMVEVVNPNNCNPGGERSLSLNSSMSNIATNYSVGFEENNLSASLSAYPNPVSENLRIRLPGLNSSSVQLQIFDSKGALVLEKSISTSDLSSGYLMDVSDLPSGIHALVIRSSEGNAAMRFIRK